The Microbacterium sp. SORGH_AS_0862 genome has a segment encoding these proteins:
- a CDS encoding glycosyltransferase — protein sequence MGTRWIPWGSVLMRILHVVTYISSDGAFGGPVRVARSQAAELARRGHQVTVVSAAPPAETTDIMVDGYRLRTFPGALISQRFGFAGMRSAALNRFLQAEIGRSDLVHIHLARDLITLPAALAAKRASVPYVLQPHGMVDASDRLLAGPVDLVATRPALRHAAMVLALTSEEATDLKSVCAAAQVHQIKNGLSRGEAVDAVSGSPSDTKSMAGRVLFLARLHSRKRPVAFVQMATLLHARGRDYEYIIAGPDEGEGETVALAISRSPARIRWIGPVDPNGTDELMKSAEVYVLPSVGEVFPMSILEAFRARTPVVATTSLGIAEKCAEYRAAALTDGSPQELADAVDLIIQDSNHRDELRAGAQAYFEAELGIEAVVDELVEHYSRAVTAEPNRS from the coding sequence ATGGGGACCCGATGGATACCTTGGGGATCGGTTCTCATGAGAATTCTGCACGTCGTCACATACATATCCTCGGATGGAGCATTCGGTGGGCCCGTTCGCGTGGCTCGCTCCCAGGCTGCCGAGCTCGCACGCAGAGGGCATCAGGTGACTGTCGTTTCGGCAGCGCCGCCCGCCGAAACCACAGACATCATGGTCGACGGGTACCGGCTTCGCACATTTCCTGGTGCTTTGATCTCCCAACGGTTTGGTTTCGCCGGCATGCGGTCGGCTGCCTTGAATCGCTTTCTGCAAGCGGAGATAGGCCGTTCGGACCTGGTGCATATTCACCTTGCCCGAGACCTGATTACGCTACCTGCCGCGCTGGCGGCCAAGAGAGCATCCGTACCGTATGTGCTTCAACCCCACGGGATGGTCGATGCTTCGGACCGGCTACTGGCGGGCCCCGTGGACCTTGTCGCGACGAGGCCAGCACTACGTCATGCGGCGATGGTGCTGGCGCTCACATCGGAAGAAGCGACAGATCTGAAGTCGGTCTGCGCGGCCGCACAGGTGCATCAGATCAAGAACGGCCTCTCGAGAGGAGAGGCCGTCGATGCTGTTTCGGGGTCGCCCAGCGACACGAAGAGTATGGCGGGCCGCGTCCTGTTCCTCGCGCGATTGCATTCTCGGAAGCGGCCTGTTGCGTTCGTCCAGATGGCTACGCTTCTCCACGCCAGAGGCAGGGACTACGAGTACATAATCGCGGGCCCAGATGAAGGTGAGGGCGAGACGGTAGCGTTGGCGATATCGCGGTCGCCCGCGCGAATCAGGTGGATAGGGCCCGTCGACCCGAATGGTACGGACGAACTCATGAAGAGCGCTGAGGTGTACGTGCTTCCGTCCGTGGGGGAAGTCTTTCCGATGTCGATCTTGGAGGCGTTCCGTGCACGGACGCCCGTCGTTGCAACCACGTCTTTGGGTATCGCGGAGAAGTGCGCGGAGTACCGTGCCGCAGCTCTCACCGACGGGTCGCCACAAGAACTAGCTGACGCGGTCGATCTCATCATTCAGGATTCGAATCACCGAGATGAGCTTCGAGCTGGAGCGCAAGCCTACTTTGAAGCAGAATTAGGTATCGAGGCAGTGGTTGACGAACTAGTGGAACACTACTCCCGTGCGGTGACGGCCGAACCTAACAGGAGCTGA
- a CDS encoding acetyltransferase codes for MSDIPVIDLSKAPGERAAWDRPAWKVYLWAICELLFVTNAWQISSGLRIRVLRMFGAEIGQGVVFRPRTRVKFPWKLHIGDRSWIGEGVWFHNQDHIYIGRDVVISQETFLTTGSHAMRRDMALVTRPIAISDGAWVTSRCMVVGGAEVGRSAVVRPMTVVRGAVPPNAVWGPDGYLGDRFS; via the coding sequence GTGTCTGACATCCCGGTGATCGACCTGTCGAAGGCCCCCGGCGAGCGGGCGGCGTGGGATCGGCCTGCGTGGAAGGTCTACCTCTGGGCAATCTGCGAGCTTCTGTTCGTCACGAACGCCTGGCAGATCAGTTCCGGCCTTCGAATCCGAGTGCTCCGCATGTTCGGAGCTGAAATCGGGCAGGGAGTCGTGTTCCGCCCGCGCACCCGCGTGAAGTTCCCATGGAAGCTTCACATCGGAGACCGCAGCTGGATCGGTGAGGGTGTGTGGTTTCATAACCAGGATCACATCTACATCGGGCGTGATGTCGTGATCTCCCAAGAGACGTTCCTGACGACAGGCAGCCACGCGATGCGGCGGGACATGGCGCTAGTTACTCGCCCTATTGCCATTAGTGACGGTGCTTGGGTCACCAGTCGCTGCATGGTCGTTGGTGGGGCCGAGGTTGGTCGATCAGCTGTCGTGAGACCCATGACTGTCGTTCGTGGAGCTGTTCCGCCAAACGCAGTATGGGGACCCGATGGATACCTTGGGGATCGGTTCTCATGA
- a CDS encoding glycosyltransferase family 2 protein, producing the protein MPRLTVMMPAYNAAGHITTAIRSTLRAMPRDSELLVLDDCSTDDTIKIVARFGDSRVRLITSDENGGGGAARIRMLLETDSEFVASMDADDVAFPWRFRMQLDALKRHDVVFGSAIRFGGGPGRVRPSSVVPLNSDESPSALLFHNPYFHPTMAARRDCLLAVGGYRPLRVAQDYELWLRLATAGFRLRRISVPLIGYRESPSQVTRGQDYLDRVRHSPELRETYVAHARSRGHLDVTAETPRSNLSRLLRSECSHMTVGNRWRYRRLADRPDLPVPLP; encoded by the coding sequence GTGCCTCGACTTACAGTTATGATGCCGGCATATAATGCGGCAGGGCATATAACAACAGCAATCCGCAGCACTTTGCGGGCGATGCCCCGTGATAGCGAACTTCTCGTCCTCGACGATTGCAGCACCGATGACACCATCAAGATCGTTGCGAGGTTTGGTGACTCTCGGGTTCGCCTAATTACATCGGATGAGAACGGCGGTGGGGGGGCCGCGCGTATCCGCATGCTCCTTGAGACGGACAGCGAGTTCGTTGCCAGCATGGATGCGGACGATGTCGCTTTCCCGTGGAGATTTCGGATGCAGCTTGATGCTCTCAAGAGGCATGACGTGGTTTTTGGTTCTGCCATTCGATTTGGTGGAGGTCCGGGTCGGGTCAGACCTTCGTCAGTCGTGCCGCTTAATTCCGACGAGTCGCCAAGCGCTCTGCTCTTTCACAACCCCTACTTTCACCCAACTATGGCGGCGCGAAGAGACTGCCTGCTCGCTGTCGGAGGATATCGACCGCTGCGGGTTGCTCAGGATTACGAGCTGTGGTTGAGGCTTGCTACAGCGGGCTTCCGGCTGCGCCGAATCTCCGTGCCGCTAATTGGATACAGGGAGAGCCCGTCCCAAGTTACGCGGGGCCAGGACTACCTCGATCGGGTGAGGCACAGTCCTGAGCTACGAGAGACATATGTTGCGCACGCCCGATCTCGAGGCCATCTGGACGTCACGGCGGAAACTCCGCGGAGTAACCTATCCCGTCTACTAAGATCGGAGTGCTCCCACATGACTGTCGGGAACCGATGGCGTTATCGCAGACTAGCTGATCGCCCCGACCTGCCGGTGCCGCTCCCGTGA